The Coffea arabica cultivar ET-39 chromosome 8e, Coffea Arabica ET-39 HiFi, whole genome shotgun sequence genome window below encodes:
- the LOC113702862 gene encoding short-chain dehydrogenase TIC 32 A, chloroplastic: MLETVKYLLGSAGPSGFGSKSTAEQVTDYCPDLRSITAIITGATSGIGAETARVLAKRGARLVLPARSLKAAEDSKARILSEFPESDIIVMPLDLSSFFSVRKFVADFRSLNLPLHLLINNAGKFTHEHAISEDGIEMTFATNYLGHFLLTKLLVTKMVETAKSTGVQGRIVNVSSSIHSWFSGDPISYLSSITRSRSHYDATRAYALSKLANVLHTKELAQRLQEMEANVTVNCVHPGIVRTRLTRERDGLITDLVFFLASKLLKTIPQAAATTCYVATHPRLLKVTGKYFADCNEAPASKLASNSSEAARIWSASETMISKDPYLINN; encoded by the exons ATGCTGGAAACTGTTAAGTACCTGCTTGGCTCTGCCGGTCCAAGCGGCTTTGGCTCCAAGTCCACCGCCGAACAAGTCACCGACTACTGCCCTGATCTCCGCTCCATCACCGCCATCATCACAG gtgcGACGTCGGGGATCGGTGCTGAAACGGCTAGGGTGTTGGCTAAGCGGGGAGCCAGGCTGGTCCTCCCTGCCAGGAGCCTCAAAGCCGCCGAGGATAGCAAGGCTCGAATTTTGTCCGAGTTTCCAGAGTCCGACATTATTGTCATGCCTCTTGATCTTAGCTCTTTCTTCTCCGTTAGAAAGTTCGTTGCAGACTTCCGCTCTCTTAATTTACCCCTTCATCTCCTCAT AAACAACGCCGGAAAATTCACACACGAGCATGCCATTTCTGAGGATGGAATCGAGATGACCTTTGCTACCAACTATTTAG gtcaCTTCTTGTTGACAAAGCTGTTGGTAACCAAGATGGTGGAGACTGCCAAGTCAACCGGCGTTCAGGGAAGAATAGTGAACGTGTCTTCGAGCATCCACAGCTGGTTCTCCGGTGACCCGATCAGTTATCTGAGTTCCATAACCAGAAGCAGAAG TCATTACGATGCAACACGTGCATATGCTCTGTCGAAGCTGGCTAACGTTTTGCACACCAAGGAACTTGCTCAGAGACTCCAA GAGATGGAGGCAAATGTGACAGTGAATTGTGTACATCCAGGGATTGTGAGAACTAGACTTACTCGAGAACGAGACGGTCTCATTACCG ATCTGGTGTTCTTTTTGGCTTCCAAGCTCCTCAAAACCATCCCTCAG GCTGCTGCAACGACTTGCTATGTGGCAACTCATCCGAGACTCTTAAAGGTGACCGGAAAATATTTCGCAGACTGCAATGAAGCTCCAGCCTCAAAGTTGGCATCCAACTCGTCGGAAGCTGCACGGATTTGGTCTGCCTCCGAAACCATGATTTCCAAGGATCCGtatttaattaataattaa
- the LOC113702954 gene encoding rsm22-cox11 tandem protein 2, mitochondrial isoform X2, with protein sequence MASSVSGTIVPRFTADTLRSAAKLSQGCHVVPVRLRRAIKKYLREKEDPHMKRKVLSLSESFHEVKEVNLLLPTSTSKELVEDPLKSMQSSKRWKIKSAYGDIGLKYRDDETIAYVASRMPAVYAACYRVLSEVKRRLPDFSPAKVLDFGAGTGSAMWALREVWPKSMEKINLIEPSQSMQRAGQRLIKDLKDLPFIQSYGSIQALTQSISKSDTQHDLVIASYVLGEIPSLKDRITVVRQLWDLTGDVLILIEPGTPEGSNIISQMRSHILWMESRKIRKLESASHKSSKSLITMKSGAFIVAPCPHDGRCPLYNTGKYCHFVQRLERTTSQRAYKRSRGKPLRGYEDEKFSYVAFRRGRRPREPWPLDGMKFDTLKEQHAKRSPEDLEIDYEDQIESEVDDDEQEQDLVSYNSDITETDAITDDDDDDSGEEAEERGRADVGGGWGRIIYSPIRRGKRVEMDVCRAINRDGTEGSFDRIVVTQRKNPTLHRQARRSLWGDLWPF encoded by the exons ATGGCGTCCTCGGTCTCGGGGACGATCGTCCCAAGATTCACGGCCGACACTCTCCGCTCCGCCGCCAAACTCTCCCAAGGCTGCCACGTGGTCCCCGTCCGCCTCCGCCGGGCCATCAAAAAATACCTCCGTG AAAAAGAGGACCCACATATGAAAAGGAAAGTGTTGAGCTTGTCTGAATCCTTTCACGAAGTCAAGGAAGTGAATCTGCTGCTGCCGACGTCGACTTCAAAGGAGCTAGTGGAAGATCCCCTGAAGAGCATGCAAAGCTCAAAAAGATGGAAGATTAAGAGTGCTTATGGGGACATTGGCCTCAAGTATAGAGATGATGAGACTATTGCCTACGTGGCATCTCGGATGCCGGCCGTCTATGCCGCTTGCTACAGAGTCCTCAGCGAG GTGAAGAGGAGATTGCCGGATTTTTCTCCTGCTAAGGTGTTGGATTTTGGGGCTGGGACTGGTTCTGCAATGTG GGCTTTGAGAGAGGTTTGGCCGAAGTCGATGGAAAAGATCAATTTGATAGAGCCATCACAGTCTATGCAGCGGGCGGGGCAGAGGCTTATAAAAG ATCTAAAAGATTTGCCGTTTATTCAAAGTTATGGCAGCATTCAAGCACTGACTCAGAGTATCAGTAAGTCTGATACACAGCATGATCTTGTAATTGCT TCATATGTGCTTGGGGAGATACCATCTCTAAAGGACAGAATTACTGTTGTACGTCAACTCTGGGATCTTACTGGGGATGTCCTG ATTCTTATTGAACCTGGAACACCAGAGGGATCTAATATCATATCCCAAATGCGATCTCATATTTTATGGATGGAAAGCAGG AAGATCCGCAAGTTGGAATCTGCATCTCATAAATCATCTAAGAGCTTGATAACGATGAAAAGTGGTGCATTCATTGTTGCTCCT TGTCCACATGATGGGCGTTGCCCACTATATAATACAggaaaatattgtcattttgtGCAACGGTTGGAGAGAACAACATCACAGCGAGCTTACAAG AGATCCAGGGGCAAGCCTTTGCGTGGTTATGAAGATGAGAAATTCAGTTATGTTGCTTTCAGAAGAGGACGACGACCAAG AGAACCCTGGCCGCTGGATGGTATGAAATTTGACACGTTGAAGGAGCAACATGCTAAAAGAAGTCCTGAGGATTTAGAGATTGATTATG AGGACCAAATTGAGTCGGAAGTTGACGATGATGAGCAGGAACAAGATCTCGTTTCCTACAATTCTGACATTACAGAAACTGATGCCATtactgatgatgatgatgatgatagtGGGGAAGAAGCAGAAGAAAGAGGCCGTGCTGATGTTGGTGGCGGCTGGGGAAGAATCATTTATTCTCCAATCAGGAGAGGGAAGCGGGTTGAGATGGATGTCTGCCGGGCAATCAATCGGGATGGTACTGAAGGCTCATTCGATCGCATTGTTGTTACACAGCGTAAAAACCCAACGCTGCACCGTCAGGCACGAAGATCCCTCTGGGGAGATTTGTGGCCATTTTGA
- the LOC113702954 gene encoding rsm22-cox11 tandem protein 2, mitochondrial isoform X1 encodes MASSVSGTIVPRFTADTLRSAAKLSQGCHVVPVRLRRAIKKYLREKEDPHMKRKVLSLSESFHEVKEVNLLLPTSTSKELVEDPLKSMQSSKRWKIKSAYGDIGLKYRDDETIAYVASRMPAVYAACYRVLSEVKRRLPDFSPAKVLDFGAGTGSAMWALREVWPKSMEKINLIEPSQSMQRAGQRLIKDLKDLPFIQSYGSIQALTQSISKSDTQHDLVIASYVLGEIPSLKDRITVVRQLWDLTGDVLILIEPGTPEGSNIISQMRSHILWMESRKIRKLESASHKSSKSLITMKSGAFIVAPCPHDGRCPLYNTGKYCHFVQRLERTTSQRAYKRSRGKPLRGYEDEKFSYVAFRRGRRPSREPWPLDGMKFDTLKEQHAKRSPEDLEIDYEDQIESEVDDDEQEQDLVSYNSDITETDAITDDDDDDSGEEAEERGRADVGGGWGRIIYSPIRRGKRVEMDVCRAINRDGTEGSFDRIVVTQRKNPTLHRQARRSLWGDLWPF; translated from the exons ATGGCGTCCTCGGTCTCGGGGACGATCGTCCCAAGATTCACGGCCGACACTCTCCGCTCCGCCGCCAAACTCTCCCAAGGCTGCCACGTGGTCCCCGTCCGCCTCCGCCGGGCCATCAAAAAATACCTCCGTG AAAAAGAGGACCCACATATGAAAAGGAAAGTGTTGAGCTTGTCTGAATCCTTTCACGAAGTCAAGGAAGTGAATCTGCTGCTGCCGACGTCGACTTCAAAGGAGCTAGTGGAAGATCCCCTGAAGAGCATGCAAAGCTCAAAAAGATGGAAGATTAAGAGTGCTTATGGGGACATTGGCCTCAAGTATAGAGATGATGAGACTATTGCCTACGTGGCATCTCGGATGCCGGCCGTCTATGCCGCTTGCTACAGAGTCCTCAGCGAG GTGAAGAGGAGATTGCCGGATTTTTCTCCTGCTAAGGTGTTGGATTTTGGGGCTGGGACTGGTTCTGCAATGTG GGCTTTGAGAGAGGTTTGGCCGAAGTCGATGGAAAAGATCAATTTGATAGAGCCATCACAGTCTATGCAGCGGGCGGGGCAGAGGCTTATAAAAG ATCTAAAAGATTTGCCGTTTATTCAAAGTTATGGCAGCATTCAAGCACTGACTCAGAGTATCAGTAAGTCTGATACACAGCATGATCTTGTAATTGCT TCATATGTGCTTGGGGAGATACCATCTCTAAAGGACAGAATTACTGTTGTACGTCAACTCTGGGATCTTACTGGGGATGTCCTG ATTCTTATTGAACCTGGAACACCAGAGGGATCTAATATCATATCCCAAATGCGATCTCATATTTTATGGATGGAAAGCAGG AAGATCCGCAAGTTGGAATCTGCATCTCATAAATCATCTAAGAGCTTGATAACGATGAAAAGTGGTGCATTCATTGTTGCTCCT TGTCCACATGATGGGCGTTGCCCACTATATAATACAggaaaatattgtcattttgtGCAACGGTTGGAGAGAACAACATCACAGCGAGCTTACAAG AGATCCAGGGGCAAGCCTTTGCGTGGTTATGAAGATGAGAAATTCAGTTATGTTGCTTTCAGAAGAGGACGACGACCAAG CAGAGAACCCTGGCCGCTGGATGGTATGAAATTTGACACGTTGAAGGAGCAACATGCTAAAAGAAGTCCTGAGGATTTAGAGATTGATTATG AGGACCAAATTGAGTCGGAAGTTGACGATGATGAGCAGGAACAAGATCTCGTTTCCTACAATTCTGACATTACAGAAACTGATGCCATtactgatgatgatgatgatgatagtGGGGAAGAAGCAGAAGAAAGAGGCCGTGCTGATGTTGGTGGCGGCTGGGGAAGAATCATTTATTCTCCAATCAGGAGAGGGAAGCGGGTTGAGATGGATGTCTGCCGGGCAATCAATCGGGATGGTACTGAAGGCTCATTCGATCGCATTGTTGTTACACAGCGTAAAAACCCAACGCTGCACCGTCAGGCACGAAGATCCCTCTGGGGAGATTTGTGGCCATTTTGA
- the LOC113702954 gene encoding uncharacterized protein isoform X3: MKRKVLSLSESFHEVKEVNLLLPTSTSKELVEDPLKSMQSSKRWKIKSAYGDIGLKYRDDETIAYVASRMPAVYAACYRVLSEVKRRLPDFSPAKVLDFGAGTGSAMWALREVWPKSMEKINLIEPSQSMQRAGQRLIKDLKDLPFIQSYGSIQALTQSISKSDTQHDLVIASYVLGEIPSLKDRITVVRQLWDLTGDVLILIEPGTPEGSNIISQMRSHILWMESRKIRKLESASHKSSKSLITMKSGAFIVAPCPHDGRCPLYNTGKYCHFVQRLERTTSQRAYKRSRGKPLRGYEDEKFSYVAFRRGRRPSREPWPLDGMKFDTLKEQHAKRSPEDLEIDYEDQIESEVDDDEQEQDLVSYNSDITETDAITDDDDDDSGEEAEERGRADVGGGWGRIIYSPIRRGKRVEMDVCRAINRDGTEGSFDRIVVTQRKNPTLHRQARRSLWGDLWPF, from the exons ATGAAAAGGAAAGTGTTGAGCTTGTCTGAATCCTTTCACGAAGTCAAGGAAGTGAATCTGCTGCTGCCGACGTCGACTTCAAAGGAGCTAGTGGAAGATCCCCTGAAGAGCATGCAAAGCTCAAAAAGATGGAAGATTAAGAGTGCTTATGGGGACATTGGCCTCAAGTATAGAGATGATGAGACTATTGCCTACGTGGCATCTCGGATGCCGGCCGTCTATGCCGCTTGCTACAGAGTCCTCAGCGAG GTGAAGAGGAGATTGCCGGATTTTTCTCCTGCTAAGGTGTTGGATTTTGGGGCTGGGACTGGTTCTGCAATGTG GGCTTTGAGAGAGGTTTGGCCGAAGTCGATGGAAAAGATCAATTTGATAGAGCCATCACAGTCTATGCAGCGGGCGGGGCAGAGGCTTATAAAAG ATCTAAAAGATTTGCCGTTTATTCAAAGTTATGGCAGCATTCAAGCACTGACTCAGAGTATCAGTAAGTCTGATACACAGCATGATCTTGTAATTGCT TCATATGTGCTTGGGGAGATACCATCTCTAAAGGACAGAATTACTGTTGTACGTCAACTCTGGGATCTTACTGGGGATGTCCTG ATTCTTATTGAACCTGGAACACCAGAGGGATCTAATATCATATCCCAAATGCGATCTCATATTTTATGGATGGAAAGCAGG AAGATCCGCAAGTTGGAATCTGCATCTCATAAATCATCTAAGAGCTTGATAACGATGAAAAGTGGTGCATTCATTGTTGCTCCT TGTCCACATGATGGGCGTTGCCCACTATATAATACAggaaaatattgtcattttgtGCAACGGTTGGAGAGAACAACATCACAGCGAGCTTACAAG AGATCCAGGGGCAAGCCTTTGCGTGGTTATGAAGATGAGAAATTCAGTTATGTTGCTTTCAGAAGAGGACGACGACCAAG CAGAGAACCCTGGCCGCTGGATGGTATGAAATTTGACACGTTGAAGGAGCAACATGCTAAAAGAAGTCCTGAGGATTTAGAGATTGATTATG AGGACCAAATTGAGTCGGAAGTTGACGATGATGAGCAGGAACAAGATCTCGTTTCCTACAATTCTGACATTACAGAAACTGATGCCATtactgatgatgatgatgatgatagtGGGGAAGAAGCAGAAGAAAGAGGCCGTGCTGATGTTGGTGGCGGCTGGGGAAGAATCATTTATTCTCCAATCAGGAGAGGGAAGCGGGTTGAGATGGATGTCTGCCGGGCAATCAATCGGGATGGTACTGAAGGCTCATTCGATCGCATTGTTGTTACACAGCGTAAAAACCCAACGCTGCACCGTCAGGCACGAAGATCCCTCTGGGGAGATTTGTGGCCATTTTGA